Proteins from a single region of Deltaproteobacteria bacterium:
- a CDS encoding DUF3459 domain-containing protein yields the protein MSVQWWREAVCYEIYVRSFQDSNGDGVGDLAGITQRLDYLNDGTENSLGVDALWLTPINPSPMFDFGYDVSDYCGVEPLFGTLSELDELIAEAHRRNIRIILDLVPNHTSHLHPWFRAARSSRTDARRDWYIWRDPAPDGGPPNNWASSFGGPAWSRDDATGQYYLHSFLAEQPDLNYRNPAVAAAMERVIEFWLDRGVDGFRVDVIHKMVKDAALRSNPPPAPEEEHPIKHYGGQVHRYDEDQPEVHGIIRGWRRILERYGERTMVGEVYILDPQRVAAYYGNGDDELPLAFNFSFMWTPWDAAAFREQVAQVEALLPAGAQPTYVLSSHDAPRHRTRFDDRVHGDARARVAALMLLTLRGTPFLYYGDEIGMQDGVIPPERICDPVGKRFPAVGRDPCRTPMQWTAGPLAGFTTAADAWLPLAAEHERINVAAEQRDPGSLLSFYRRLIWYRKQSPALTRGTYRALPSTPDTFVYLRQHDGERRLIALNFAGAARTVSLPFESGRLELSTTAAGRVTGSSITLQALALGPSEGVLVAL from the coding sequence ATGTCGGTGCAATGGTGGCGCGAAGCGGTCTGCTACGAGATCTACGTGCGCAGCTTTCAGGACAGCAACGGTGACGGCGTCGGTGATCTCGCCGGCATTACGCAACGGCTGGATTACTTGAATGACGGCACCGAGAACTCCCTCGGCGTCGATGCGCTCTGGCTGACGCCGATCAACCCGTCGCCGATGTTCGACTTCGGCTATGACGTCAGCGACTACTGCGGAGTCGAGCCGCTGTTCGGTACCCTGAGCGAGCTCGACGAGCTGATCGCCGAAGCCCACCGGCGCAATATCCGCATCATTCTCGATCTCGTGCCCAACCACACCTCGCACCTGCACCCGTGGTTTCGGGCCGCGCGCAGCTCGCGCACCGATGCCCGGCGCGACTGGTACATCTGGCGTGATCCGGCACCGGACGGCGGCCCGCCCAACAACTGGGCGAGTTCCTTCGGTGGGCCCGCCTGGAGCCGCGATGACGCCACCGGGCAGTACTATCTGCACTCATTTCTGGCCGAACAGCCGGACCTGAACTACCGCAACCCGGCGGTGGCGGCGGCGATGGAGCGGGTGATCGAGTTCTGGCTCGACCGGGGCGTCGATGGCTTCCGTGTCGATGTGATCCACAAGATGGTGAAGGACGCGGCGCTACGCTCCAACCCGCCGCCGGCGCCGGAGGAGGAGCATCCGATCAAGCACTACGGCGGCCAGGTGCATCGTTACGACGAAGATCAACCCGAGGTGCACGGCATCATCCGCGGCTGGCGGCGCATCCTCGAGCGCTACGGCGAGCGCACAATGGTGGGCGAGGTCTACATCCTCGACCCGCAGCGCGTCGCCGCCTACTACGGCAACGGCGATGACGAGCTCCCGCTGGCGTTCAACTTCAGCTTCATGTGGACACCGTGGGACGCGGCGGCGTTTCGCGAGCAGGTGGCGCAGGTTGAAGCCCTGTTGCCGGCCGGGGCGCAGCCGACTTACGTCCTTTCGAGCCACGACGCCCCCCGCCACCGCACGCGCTTCGACGACCGCGTTCACGGCGACGCCCGTGCCCGCGTGGCCGCGCTCATGCTGCTGACACTGCGGGGCACGCCGTTCCTTTACTACGGCGACGAGATCGGCATGCAGGACGGCGTCATCCCGCCCGAGCGCATCTGTGATCCGGTCGGCAAGCGTTTCCCCGCCGTCGGCCGCGACCCCTGCCGCACGCCGATGCAGTGGACCGCCGGGCCGCTGGCCGGCTTCACCACCGCCGCCGATGCCTGGTTGCCGCTGGCGGCAGAGCACGAGCGTATCAACGTCGCCGCCGAGCAGCGCGACCCCGGCTCGTTGCTGAGCTTCTATCGACGCCTGATCTGGTACCGCAAGCAATCACCTGCGCTCACCCGCGGCACTTACCGGGCCTTGCCCAGCACCCCCGACACCTTCGTCTACCTGCGCCAGCACGACGGCGAGCGCCGGCTGATCGCCTTGAACTTCGCCGGCGCGGCCCGCACGGTGTCGTTGCCGTTCGAGTCCGGCCGCCTCGAGCTGTCGACGACCGCTGCCGGCCGGGTCACAGGTAGTTCCATAACGTTGCAAGCGCTGGCCCTGGGGCCGAGCGAAGGAGTGTTGGTCGCGCTCTAG
- a CDS encoding PAS domain S-box protein — MAEGWRFVGVRAPKERSLSLFARTAGQIVTGIGGLALLGWAADIAVLKSVVPELATMKANSALALVLLGGALWYEAAEPNRHRGSRIAAGAVAVLSALTLGEYLLGFDFGIDQLLFREVAGAVETVHPGRMAVETALCLLLLAGALLLLDTNGRWRHRPAQMLALVAAAISFVALVGYVYGVPMLYRMAASSAMALHTAVALGLLSLGVLCARPAQGIAVLVTSDGPGGVVIRRLLVPAIAVLLILGWIRLTGQRAGLYQTEFGLSLMAVAASIMFAILAVLNARMLDQIDAERRRAEAALQTSEQRFRALTEQSADGVALVHPDGTIAYASPAIRRILGYEEGELVGRSVFEVTHADDQPQITSRMAAFIQRSGDVTGNEYRVRRQDGDWRWVEVVATNLLSEPAVGAIVVNCRDTTERKQLEEERARLISAVEQAGESVVITNRAGVIEYVNPAFERYTGYRREEAIGHNPRILKSGEHDRAFYQQLWETVLSGQVWHGEIISRRKSGELFVAEHNIAPVRDARGEITHLVSIWEDITERKRAEEERARLSAAIEQAAESVMITKPDGAIVYVNPAFERLTGYTRAEVIGQYPRLLKSGQHGAEHYDAMRDALTHGKVWAGHCINRRKDGTTYEGEVVTSPVRDARGEISNYVQVTRDVTYERHIEEQLRRLNTDLEQRVRERTAELTAANKELEAFSYSVSHDLRSPLRAIAGFSRLLRIDYADRLNGEGRHYLERVDNSVQRMNELIDGMLELARLTRAEMHRSAVDMSALARAAAADLGRGQPERVVSFIIAEGVMAYGDSRLLRVVLDNLLGNACKYTGKHATARIEFGTAELAPGARAAEDEEPASSQPQAVYFVRDDGAGFDMTYAQKLFGPFQRLHSSSEFEGSGIGLATVRRIIERHGGRIWAESLPEQGATFYFTLPEPAG, encoded by the coding sequence GACATTGCCGTCCTGAAGAGCGTAGTTCCCGAGCTGGCCACCATGAAGGCCAACTCCGCCCTAGCGCTGGTGTTGCTCGGTGGCGCGCTGTGGTACGAGGCGGCCGAGCCCAATCGTCACCGCGGCTCGCGCATCGCTGCCGGGGCGGTCGCCGTGCTCAGCGCGCTCACGCTCGGCGAATACCTGCTGGGATTTGACTTCGGCATCGACCAGTTGCTGTTCCGAGAAGTGGCGGGAGCAGTCGAGACCGTTCACCCCGGGCGGATGGCGGTCGAGACCGCGCTTTGCCTACTGCTACTCGCGGGGGCGCTGCTGCTGCTCGACACCAACGGCCGTTGGCGGCACCGGCCGGCACAAATGCTCGCGCTGGTGGCTGCCGCCATCTCCTTCGTCGCCCTGGTGGGTTACGTCTACGGCGTACCGATGCTGTACCGGATGGCAGCGAGCTCGGCGATGGCGTTGCACACCGCCGTGGCGCTGGGGCTGCTGAGCCTCGGGGTGCTGTGTGCTCGGCCCGCGCAGGGCATTGCGGTGCTGGTTACCAGCGATGGTCCCGGCGGGGTGGTGATCCGCCGCCTCTTGGTACCGGCCATCGCGGTATTGCTGATCCTCGGTTGGATACGGCTGACCGGGCAGCGCGCGGGCCTTTACCAGACGGAGTTCGGTCTGTCGCTGATGGCGGTGGCCGCCAGCATCATGTTCGCGATCTTAGCCGTGCTGAACGCGCGCATGCTGGACCAAATCGACGCCGAGCGGCGCCGGGCCGAGGCCGCGCTGCAAACCAGCGAGCAGCGTTTCCGCGCCTTGACCGAGCAGAGCGCCGACGGCGTCGCCCTGGTTCATCCCGACGGCACGATTGCCTACGCCAGCCCGGCCATCCGCCGGATTCTGGGATACGAAGAGGGCGAGCTGGTGGGGCGCAGCGTGTTTGAAGTCACCCACGCCGACGATCAACCTCAGATCACCAGCCGGATGGCTGCGTTCATTCAACGCTCGGGCGACGTCACCGGCAACGAGTATCGCGTGCGCCGCCAGGACGGTGACTGGCGTTGGGTGGAGGTGGTGGCCACCAACTTGTTGAGCGAGCCGGCGGTGGGGGCCATCGTGGTCAATTGCCGCGACACCACCGAGCGCAAGCAGCTGGAAGAAGAGCGGGCGCGTCTGATTTCGGCCGTGGAGCAAGCGGGCGAGTCGGTGGTGATCACCAACCGCGCCGGCGTCATCGAGTATGTCAACCCGGCCTTCGAGCGCTATACCGGCTACCGCAGGGAGGAGGCGATCGGCCACAACCCTCGCATCCTCAAGTCCGGCGAGCACGACCGGGCCTTTTACCAGCAGCTATGGGAGACGGTTCTCTCCGGCCAGGTCTGGCACGGCGAAATCATCAGCCGGCGCAAGAGCGGCGAGCTGTTCGTCGCCGAGCACAACATCGCCCCGGTGCGCGATGCCCGCGGCGAGATCACTCATCTGGTATCGATCTGGGAAGACATCACCGAGCGCAAGCGGGCGGAAGAGGAGCGCGCCCGACTGTCGGCCGCCATCGAGCAGGCGGCCGAGTCGGTGATGATCACCAAGCCCGACGGCGCTATCGTCTACGTCAACCCGGCCTTCGAGCGGCTCACCGGCTACACCCGGGCGGAAGTCATCGGGCAGTATCCCCGCCTGCTCAAGAGCGGCCAGCACGGAGCGGAGCACTACGACGCCATGAGGGACGCGCTCACGCACGGTAAGGTCTGGGCCGGGCATTGTATCAACCGGCGCAAGGACGGCACGACCTACGAGGGTGAAGTTGTCACCTCGCCCGTGCGCGACGCGCGCGGAGAGATCAGCAACTACGTGCAAGTCACCCGCGACGTTACCTACGAGCGCCACATCGAGGAGCAACTGCGCCGACTCAACACCGATCTCGAACAACGGGTAAGAGAGCGCACCGCCGAGCTGACGGCGGCGAACAAGGAGCTGGAGGCTTTTAGCTACTCGGTCTCGCACGACTTGCGCTCGCCGCTGCGGGCGATTGCCGGCTTCAGCCGCCTGCTGCGCATCGACTACGCCGACCGGCTCAACGGCGAAGGCCGTCACTACCTGGAGCGCGTCGATAATTCCGTGCAGCGGATGAACGAGCTGATCGACGGCATGCTCGAGTTGGCCCGCCTGACGCGCGCCGAGATGCACCGCAGCGCTGTCGATATGAGCGCGCTGGCGCGGGCGGCCGCTGCCGATTTGGGGCGCGGGCAACCCGAGCGCGTGGTTAGTTTCATCATTGCCGAAGGCGTGATGGCTTACGGCGACTCTCGGCTGCTGCGCGTTGTGCTCGACAACCTGCTCGGCAATGCCTGTAAGTATACCGGCAAACACGCCACTGCCCGGATCGAGTTCGGCACGGCGGAGCTAGCGCCGGGCGCGCGCGCCGCCGAGGACGAAGAGCCGGCCAGCAGCCAACCCCAGGCGGTCTATTTCGTGCGCGACGACGGCGCCGGCTTCGACATGACTTACGCGCAGAAACTCTTCGGCCCTTTCCAGCGCCTGCACTCGAGCTCGGAGTTCGAGGGCTCGGGTATCGGTCTGGCCACCGTGCGGCGCATCATCGAACGCCACGGCGGCCGCATCTGGGCCGAAAGCCTGCCCGAACAGGGCGCCACCTTCTACTTCACCCTGCCGGAACCGGCGGGCTGA